GGAGGTGTGTTCATGATCTACCGCACGCTCGGCCGGTCCGGCGTTCACGTGTCCGCGTACGCCCTCGGCACGAACGCCTTCGGCGGCCGGGCCGACGAGCAGACCTCGATCGCGATCATCCACCACGCGATCGAGCACGGCGTCAACCTGATCGACACCGCGAACATCTACACCGAAACCAACTCCGAGCGGATCATCGGCAAAGCGATCCGCGACCGGCGCGACCGCGTCGTGCTGGCGACGAAGAGCGCGTCGAAGATGGGCGACGGCCCCAACGACAAGGGCGCGTCCCGCCGGCACATCATGCGCGAGCTGGAGCACAGCCTCGCGCGCCTCACGACGGACTACATCGATCTCTACCAGATGCACACATGGGACGGCGAAACGCCGCTCGAGGAAACGCTGCGCGCGCTCGACGACCTGGTGAGCGCGGGCAAGATCCGCTACATCGGCTGCTCCAACTACGCGGCGTGGCAGCTCTGCCGCGCGCTATGGGTCAGCGACCGGCGGAACTTCGCCCGGTTCGACTCGGTGCAACCGGCCTACTCGCCGGCCGACCGGCGTATCGAGACAGAGCTCGTCCCGTGCTGCCTCGCGGAAGGCGTCGGAATCCTCGCCTACTTTCCGCTCGCGGGGGGCGTGCTCACCGGCAAGTACAAGCCGGGTTCGCCGCCGCCGCAGGGGTCGCGCGCCCAGACGCAGCCCGTCTTCGCCAACCGGATCAACGACCAAAACCTCCGCCTGGCGCAGGACATGGCGGGCCTCGCCTCCGAGATCGGCTGCACCGTCGCGCAGCTGACGCTCGCGTGGGTGATGCGGCGGCCCGGCATCACGAGCGCGCTCGTCGGCGCGACGAAGGTCGCGCAGCAGGAAGAGAACCTGAAATCGGTCGACCTCAAGGTGCCCCAGGAGATCCTCGACCGGATCACTGAACTCTCGGCCGGGTTCGTAGCGTTTTAGAAGAGAGGAGCACGAAGTGGCCGACGCACCCCGCGCTCACGGATTCTTGTTCTTCCGGGTTCCGTCCGGACATCGGGATACGACAACCGCCGAGGCGGTGGCCGCCGCCGCCGGCGCGGCGGGCCGGTCGGACGGGATCGCCGCCGTGTACGCCTACAACCTCCAGGGCTTCCGCGGAGATGCGGATCTCGGCTTCTGGGTGGCGGCCGCCGACGCGGACGCGTTTCAGCGCGCGGCGGCGATCCTCGCCCGCACGAGCCTGGAGCTGACCTGGTCGCTATGGGGCTTCGTCCGGCCGTCGCAGTATACCGGCCGCGACGGCACGAGCGTCCGGGTCCCGGGCGACCGCCGGCGGTTTCTGGTCGTCTATCCGTTTAGCAAGACGCACGAATGGTATCAGCTGTCCGCGGAGGACCGCCGCGCGATGATGACCGAGCACGCACGGCTCGGCCACCGGTTCGACGACATCGACCAGTTGCTGCTCTACTGCACCGGCCTCGCCGACTGGGAGTTCGTCGTCGGCTACGAGACCGACGACCTGCCCCGCTTCTCCGAGCTCGTGACGGTGCTCCGCAGCACCGCGGCCCGGCCGTACACGCTGCGGGATACGCCGACGTTCGTGGGACGCCACGGCCCCGTCGAGGAGGTCGTTCGGGCGGTGATTGGCTAGACGGCGCACCCGCTCCGGCGTCGCCGCCGGGCGGGCGCCGACTCGCTCGCGCGGGGGGTGCCGCGGTGGAATACGCGCACGTCTACGACGTACTGACGCAGGCCCGGCAGCGGCTGTTCGGCTGGGTCCGGCCGCTGAGCCAGGAGCAGTACACGAAGACGTTTCCGTTCGGGATGGGAACGATCCGCGCGACGCTGATAGAGATCGCGCGCGTCGAACTGTTCTACAGCATGCGGCTCCGCGAGGAGCCCCTGCCCCCGCCCCCGCTCGGCGACGACTTCCCGGTCGGCGAGAAGCGCCAGCCCACCTTCGCGGCCCTCGAGAAAGCCTGGACCGCGCAGGCGCCGCAGACGAGAGCCACCCTTGCCGAGATCTCGGACTGGAGCAAGACCGTGACGCGCCGGCTCGAGCAGGGCGACAAGGTCGTGATCACGACGGTGAGCAGGGCCGAGATCGGCGTGCAGATGCTGATGCACGAGGTGCATCACCGCGCGCAGGTCATGGCGATGCTGAGGCAGCTCGGCGTCGAGGCGCAGAACCTCGACTACATCGGTTTCGTCGCGCGGCGCGAAGAGTTTCCACGCGATTCGGCGCCGCGCGCGTAGCGGCGGCGCGACGTCCGTGATGGGGGCTGCGCACCGCTCTCCGCGCGCGTACCGTGTCGGACTGGACATCGGCGGCACGTTCACCGACCTGGTGCTGCTCGACGAAGCGACCGGCGAGCTGCGCCTCCACAAGATTCTCACCACGCCGGAGGACCCCGCCCGCGCCGCGCTCGCCGGCCTCGAGGAGATCTGCGCGGCGGTCGGAGCCGGCATCGCCGACGTCACCGTGCTCGTGCACGGCACGACCCTCGTGACCAATGCGATCATCGAACGGCGGGGCGCGCGCACCGCGCTGCTGGCCACACGGGGCTTCCGCGATATTTTAGAGATGGGCAAGGAGCAGCGCTACGACATCTACGACTTGTTCCTGCGCTTCCCCGAACCGCTGGTGTCCCGCCGCCGGCGTTTGGAGATTGACGAGCGGGTCGCCGCCGACGGCGACGTGCTCGCGCCGCTGGACCGCGAGGCCGTGCGGCTTCTCGCGGAGCGGCTCGCCGCGGACGGCGTCGAGGCGGTCGCGGTCTCGTTTCTGCACGCGTACCGCAACCCGGCAAACGAGCGCGCCGCGCTGGAAGCAATCCGGGCGGGCGCGCCGCGTCTCGCGGTGTCGCTCTCGAGCGACGTCGTGCCGGAGATTCGCGAGTACGAGCGCACGTGCGCGACGGTGTGCAACGCGTACGTGCAGCCGCTCCTCGACCGCTACGTGGGGCGCCTCGAGTCGACGCTCGCCGACCGCGGCTTTCAGGGACGCTTCACGCTGATGCAGTCGACGGGCGGCGCCGCCTCCCCGGAGACCGCCCGGCGGTTCCCCATCCGGCTGCTCGAATCGGGCCCCGCGGGCGGCGCGCTCGTCGCCGCGTTCTTCGGCGGGCCGCTCGGGCTCCGCGACGTCGTCGGATTCGACATGGGCGGCACCACCGCGAAGATCTGCCTCATCCGCGACGGGCGCGCGGCGATCGCGCCGGAGATGGAGGTGGCCCGCGTCCACCGCTTCAAGCGCGGCTCCGGCCTGCCGGTGACGGTGCCGACGGTGGATATGATGGAGATCGGCGCGGGCGGCGGCTCGATCGCCTGGATCGACTCGCTCGGGCTGCTCAAGGTCGGCCCGCACAGCGCCGGCGC
Above is a genomic segment from bacterium containing:
- a CDS encoding aldo/keto reductase → MIYRTLGRSGVHVSAYALGTNAFGGRADEQTSIAIIHHAIEHGVNLIDTANIYTETNSERIIGKAIRDRRDRVVLATKSASKMGDGPNDKGASRRHIMRELEHSLARLTTDYIDLYQMHTWDGETPLEETLRALDDLVSAGKIRYIGCSNYAAWQLCRALWVSDRRNFARFDSVQPAYSPADRRIETELVPCCLAEGVGILAYFPLAGGVLTGKYKPGSPPPQGSRAQTQPVFANRINDQNLRLAQDMAGLASEIGCTVAQLTLAWVMRRPGITSALVGATKVAQQEENLKSVDLKVPQEILDRITELSAGFVAF
- a CDS encoding chlorite dismutase family protein, translating into MADAPRAHGFLFFRVPSGHRDTTTAEAVAAAAGAAGRSDGIAAVYAYNLQGFRGDADLGFWVAAADADAFQRAAAILARTSLELTWSLWGFVRPSQYTGRDGTSVRVPGDRRRFLVVYPFSKTHEWYQLSAEDRRAMMTEHARLGHRFDDIDQLLLYCTGLADWEFVVGYETDDLPRFSELVTVLRSTAARPYTLRDTPTFVGRHGPVEEVVRAVIG
- a CDS encoding DinB family protein — translated: MEYAHVYDVLTQARQRLFGWVRPLSQEQYTKTFPFGMGTIRATLIEIARVELFYSMRLREEPLPPPPLGDDFPVGEKRQPTFAALEKAWTAQAPQTRATLAEISDWSKTVTRRLEQGDKVVITTVSRAEIGVQMLMHEVHHRAQVMAMLRQLGVEAQNLDYIGFVARREEFPRDSAPRA
- a CDS encoding hydantoinase/oxoprolinase family protein gives rise to the protein MGAAHRSPRAYRVGLDIGGTFTDLVLLDEATGELRLHKILTTPEDPARAALAGLEEICAAVGAGIADVTVLVHGTTLVTNAIIERRGARTALLATRGFRDILEMGKEQRYDIYDLFLRFPEPLVSRRRRLEIDERVAADGDVLAPLDREAVRLLAERLAADGVEAVAVSFLHAYRNPANERAALEAIRAGAPRLAVSLSSDVVPEIREYERTCATVCNAYVQPLLDRYVGRLESTLADRGFQGRFTLMQSTGGAASPETARRFPIRLLESGPAGGALVAAFFGGPLGLRDVVGFDMGGTTAKICLIRDGRAAIAPEMEVARVHRFKRGSGLPVTVPTVDMMEIGAGGGSIAWIDSLGLLKVGPHSAGAEPGPACYGRGGQEPTVTDACLALGYFDEASFLGGTMPLDRPAATAALERLGAPLRLDAVAAAWGIHQIVVESMAAAARVYLIERGQDPRRFALIAFGGAGPSHAARVARILGMAEVIVPPASGVASALGLLIAPVSVELVHSLPGPLDALPWDRVAELYAEMEAQGLAALSAAGVAPGAVLRERRAEMRLLGQFHDIEVSVPDGPLGPEVAGRLATAFEAEYRRRYGVFLADRPIQALNWRLTVTGPRPDVRLRTGEPGAADAGTAVRSRRSAYFPETGGFVDVPVYDRGRLRPGMRADGPAIIEEREATTVVCPGDAFAVDESGNLRLTVARQTRQPASVRGGRVHGAD